In Nocardia sp. NBC_01327, the genomic stretch GATCGGCAAACGGATCTTCTATCGCACGGCCGCCACCACCACAACACCGCGGCGCCGCTACAGCAGGAGTCGTGCACTGCGCCGCCGCGCCGCCCGATTCAGCACCGCCGATAAAATCCTCGGCCGCGAGGCGAATTAGGCAATATCTGTCGGGCTGGTGAGGCGGGTGTGAATTCGAGTGAGCAACTCACCGGTCCGGAATGGCTTCAATAGATAGTCGGAGGCGCCGGCCGCCATCACCAGTTCGATGAAATCCGGATCGGTTTCGTCGGCGAGGACCACAATCGGCACCACCGTGTGCCGGCGCAGCTGGAGGCAGATCTCCGAGCCCCGCAGATCGGGAAGTGCGAGGTCCACCAGCACCAGGTCCGGGTGCCAGGAATCGGTGGTGATGAGCGCCTGTCCGCCGGTCGAGGCCGGCATGGCGTCGTATCCCGCCTTCGCCAGGACGATGGCCGCCATTTCGGCCACCGCGGGATCGTTTTCCACGATGAGCACCTTGACGAGCTCGGAATTACTTCGGCCGAGGGGTACGGGCGGTAGTGCCGTCCGAGATACCGCTGGCGGATATTGGTTCATGGCAGTTCCTTCGCCTACGGGATCCCCGACCCGCGACCCGTGTCATGTTGAATTGCCAGCACGACCAACGGACCTTGACGCTATACCCGTCTGCAACCATTCAGCAATAGAAATGTGAGCTAACCCCGCGTTAATTCGCGGGGGTCTCACGCTCATCGCTATGCGGTCACGGTCCGGGCTGCTGGCTGCGCCTTTCGGGCCGAACGCAGGGTCCAGACGATCAACAGGCCGAAGACCGTGACCATGAGGATCTGGGAAACGTTGGCCGCCATGGTGATCGGCAGCATATAGATGGCAGCGATGCGCAGGGAGGCATCGATCAGCAGGGCGATGCCCCACACCAGCGAGATACGGAACCAGCGGGCGCGCATGGCGGTGGTATTCCCGGTGGCGCGGAATTGCTCCTGCATCGCGGCACCGCCCGCTCGGGCGAAACGCTGTGCGGCGTAATAGGCGAGCGGGCGATCGATGAGGCAGCTGCCGACCAGCACCACACCCGCGGTCAGGGATCCGGAGGAATCCTTGGCGAGGATGAAGCGGGGGTCGCCGGTGGTGAAGCTCAGGACGAGACCCGCACCGAACAGGGCGAGCAGGAACAGGGCGAAGGGGTCGAGGGTTCGCTGGCGCAGTGCTACCCAGAGCATCCGCAAGCCTGCCACGACGGTGCCGGCCAGCAGCGCGATATAGGTACTCGCTCCGAGGAGTTCGGCGAGGAAGTAGGCGATCACCGACAGGCCGATGTCGTAGAACATCGTGGAAACCATCGCATGGGCTGCCGGGTTGAGTCGCTGTGTGCTGGAGCGTGTTTCGGTGGCGGCGGCCGGAACGGACGGGTTCGAGGTCATGAGAACTCCCAATCGGGTAGCGGTGGGAATCAGCTCGGTGCATATCCGGAATGAGAAGCGAATTCCGTTACGGTCGAGGGCATTTCCCGTTTCTTTCGATGCCAACACTAAGTTCACGGGCGGCGGGAGTATTGGGCCGAACGCCGTAGATTCGGGTGGAGATATTTCTCCACCCGGCGGGGGTGGAGACCGATCTCCACCCCCGAATACGGCGATTGCCGTACGACATCGGCGCGGCACGACCGTAGTGTTCTGCTGTGACCACGACCCGGCAGACGCAGGAGGCTCGGCCCGAACGTATTCGGGACGAGCTGGTCCAGCCGGTCCTGGTATCCGCCATGGTCGTCGGCACCATCGTCCAGCTGCCCTATGCCCATATCGTGTATCCGGCGGTGACGCTCCCGCTGTTCGCCCTCGTCGCCGCGGCCGCGATCGGTTCGCAATTCCCGTTCCGGCGCCTGAGTTCGCGCGGACTGTTCGCCATGATGAGCACCTACATGCTGCTCGCCGCGCTGCTGCTGCCGCTGCTGCACTCGACGACGACCGGGGCGCTGTTCCCGTATGTGGCCGCCTCGGCGACGGGTGCGAAACTGGCCTCCCGCAAGGCCGCCGTCGGTATCGCCGTCACGGGTGCGGTGATCGCCATCGGCGCGGCACTGGTCGTCGAGTGGCTGGCGCCGGCCTCGTCACAGTGGCCGTGGTGGGTTCCACTGACCGTCTGCCTGCCGGTCTACATCGGCATAGCGAACAGGGACCGCCGCGATGCCCTGCACAGTGCGCAGCGTGCGGCCGAAGAAGCCAGGCGCGCAACCGATTCCGAGGCGCGCGAGGCGGCGCTGCTCGAGCGGGGCCGCATTGCCCGGGAGGTGCACGATGTGCTCGGACACTCGCTGTCCGGGATCGCCCTGCAATTGGATCTGGCCGACGCGCTGCACGAGAGCGGGCGGGACGCGGAGTCGATCGCGGCCGTGCGCAAGGCTCGCGCACTCGCGGTGGACAGCATCGGTGAAACCCGGCGCGCCGTGCAGGCATTGCGTGAGGACACCGTGCCGCTGCCCGATGCCCTGGTCCGGCTCGCCGAGCAGAACGCGGTCGAGGTCTCGATCACCGGCGAGATCGCTCCGGTCGGCCCGGAGGCGACGCATACGGTGATCCGTGCGGCGCAGGAGTCGCTCACCAATGCCGCCAAGCACGCACCGGGGGCCGAGCGGACCATGCGCCTCGCCTTCATCGGCGAACGCATCACCCTGACCGTGCACAATGCGCCGGGGGACGGGCCGCGCGGCCACCTCGCCGACGGGACCGGGGTCGGGCTCATCGGCATGGGCGAACGCGCCGCGCTGCTGGGCGGGACACTGCGGGCCGGGCCGTCCCCCGAGGGCGGCTGGACCGTGGAATTAGAGTTGCCCCAATGACAGCGGACCGTGTGATCTCCCTCGTCGTCGTCGATGATCAGGCGACCGTTCGTGAGGCGCTCGCGGTCATGCTCGATCTCGCGGACGATGTGAATGTCGTGGCGACCGCGACCAATGGCGTCGAAGCCGTGGCCGCCGCAGCGCAGTTCCACCCGGACGTGCTGCTGATGGATCTCAATATGCCGATCATGGGCGGAGTGGAAGCCACCGCGCAGATCCGCCGCGCCGAACCGGGCACCACCATCCTGGTGCTCACCACCTTCGACGACGACGAATCCATCCTCGCCGCACTGCATGCGGGCGCGAGCGGCTACCTGACCAAGGAAGCCGACCGCCTCATGATCCTGCAGGCCGTACGCTCGGCCGCCCAGGGCCACACCGTTCTCGCCCCCGAAGTCCAGCGCCGCCTCCTGGCCCTCGCCTCCCGCCCCGCCGCCCGCGCGGACGACGACGTCGAAATGACTGCGCGAGAACGCGAAATCCTCACCCTGATAGGCGAGGGCCTGCGCAATCCGGAGATCGCCGCACAGCTGGTCATCAGCGAGGCCACGGTGAAAACCCACATCAACAATCTCTACGCCAAAGCCGACCTGCACTCCCGCGCCGACGCGGTGCGCTACGCCCTGCGCCACCAGCGCCCCGGAGACAACTCCAGGCCATAGCCGAGTACCGCTGTCATACAACAGCTCTCACCCCGGACCTAGATGTGCGTGAAGGGGCGGTTTCACCACTGAGCCTAGAGCTGGCGTGCGCATGGGCTGAATGTCCGCCACCCCGATCGTCACTCCCGCTCTGCCGGAACGATATTCACGGTTACCGGCAGGCATCGGCGGTGCGGGCGCGCTAGCCGGCGGTGCGCAGTGCGTCCATGACCAGGTCGAGGAGGCGGGTTACCTGGTCGGGGGCGTCGGCGGCGGCGGTGCAGATTCCCAGGAGCATGAGGGTGAGGTCGTCGGGGTTGATATCGGTGCGGAGGGAACCGGTTTCGGCGCCGGCGGACAGGAGGGTGGCGATGGCGGCGGTGAGGCGTTCGCGGGTGTTCGGGGTGGTGATGCGGCCCGTGGCCCAGCCGGCGCGGAGGGTGTCGATCATGCCGCGTTTGGTGGTGAAGAAGGCGGCGTAGTTGCCCATCCAGGCCCGGAGGGCCGCGTCCGGGGGGAGTT encodes the following:
- a CDS encoding response regulator transcription factor, with the translated sequence MENDPAVAEMAAIVLAKAGYDAMPASTGGQALITTDSWHPDLVLVDLALPDLRGSEICLQLRRHTVVPIVVLADETDPDFIELVMAAGASDYLLKPFRTGELLTRIHTRLTSPTDIA
- a CDS encoding VC0807 family protein, with amino-acid sequence MTSNPSVPAAATETRSSTQRLNPAAHAMVSTMFYDIGLSVIAYFLAELLGASTYIALLAGTVVAGLRMLWVALRQRTLDPFALFLLALFGAGLVLSFTTGDPRFILAKDSSGSLTAGVVLVGSCLIDRPLAYYAAQRFARAGGAAMQEQFRATGNTTAMRARWFRISLVWGIALLIDASLRIAAIYMLPITMAANVSQILMVTVFGLLIVWTLRSARKAQPAARTVTA
- a CDS encoding sensor histidine kinase, encoding MTTTRQTQEARPERIRDELVQPVLVSAMVVGTIVQLPYAHIVYPAVTLPLFALVAAAAIGSQFPFRRLSSRGLFAMMSTYMLLAALLLPLLHSTTTGALFPYVAASATGAKLASRKAAVGIAVTGAVIAIGAALVVEWLAPASSQWPWWVPLTVCLPVYIGIANRDRRDALHSAQRAAEEARRATDSEAREAALLERGRIAREVHDVLGHSLSGIALQLDLADALHESGRDAESIAAVRKARALAVDSIGETRRAVQALREDTVPLPDALVRLAEQNAVEVSITGEIAPVGPEATHTVIRAAQESLTNAAKHAPGAERTMRLAFIGERITLTVHNAPGDGPRGHLADGTGVGLIGMGERAALLGGTLRAGPSPEGGWTVELELPQ
- a CDS encoding response regulator transcription factor, whose amino-acid sequence is MTADRVISLVVVDDQATVREALAVMLDLADDVNVVATATNGVEAVAAAAQFHPDVLLMDLNMPIMGGVEATAQIRRAEPGTTILVLTTFDDDESILAALHAGASGYLTKEADRLMILQAVRSAAQGHTVLAPEVQRRLLALASRPAARADDDVEMTAREREILTLIGEGLRNPEIAAQLVISEATVKTHINNLYAKADLHSRADAVRYALRHQRPGDNSRP
- a CDS encoding TetR/AcrR family transcriptional regulator, whose product is MRNRDKLLAVARAAFTAAAGPVSLEGVAREAGVGIGTLYRHFPTREDLVEAVYATQLDEVTASAATLLRELPPDAALRAWMGNYAAFFTTKRGMIDTLRAGWATGRITTPNTRERLTAAIATLLSAGAETGSLRTDINPDDLTLMLLGICTAAADAPDQVTRLLDLVMDALRTAG